One genomic segment of Streptomyces sp. RerS4 includes these proteins:
- a CDS encoding Rv2578c family radical SAM protein, with the protein MRWDNLTGTPDGPAALFGAGAVVTRTFDTPEFRGFTFHEVRARSLVNRVPGASRMPFEWTVNPYRGCGHACVYCFARKTHAYLDLDTGTGFDTQIVVKVNAPELLRRELAAPRWSGAHIAMGTNVDCYQRAEGRYRLMPGIIGALRDHANPFSILTKGTLILRDLPLLREAAEVTEVGVCVSVGFTDVPLWRTVEPGAPSPAARLAAVRALSDAGIECGVLMAPVVPFLGDSPEQLRETVRAIAAAGATSVTPLALHLRPGAREWFTAWLTRHHPGLLGRYSRMYADGAYAPTWYQRQITRQVHELATEYGIGPARRERTRPAAPPQHESAPPAPTGPTQLTLL; encoded by the coding sequence ATGCGCTGGGACAATCTGACCGGGACCCCGGACGGGCCCGCCGCGCTCTTCGGGGCGGGCGCGGTCGTCACGCGGACCTTCGACACGCCCGAGTTCCGGGGGTTCACCTTCCACGAGGTCCGCGCCCGCTCACTGGTGAACCGGGTGCCGGGCGCCTCCCGCATGCCGTTCGAGTGGACCGTCAACCCCTATCGGGGCTGCGGCCACGCCTGCGTCTACTGCTTCGCGCGCAAGACGCACGCCTACCTCGACCTCGACACCGGGACCGGTTTCGACACCCAGATCGTCGTCAAGGTCAACGCCCCCGAACTGCTGCGCCGCGAGCTGGCCGCGCCGCGCTGGAGCGGCGCGCACATCGCCATGGGCACGAACGTGGACTGCTACCAGCGCGCCGAGGGCCGCTACCGGCTGATGCCCGGGATCATCGGGGCGCTGCGCGACCACGCGAATCCGTTCTCGATCCTCACCAAGGGCACGCTGATCCTGCGCGACCTGCCCCTGCTGCGGGAGGCCGCCGAGGTCACGGAGGTGGGCGTCTGCGTCTCCGTCGGCTTCACCGACGTCCCCCTGTGGCGGACGGTGGAGCCCGGCGCCCCCTCCCCCGCCGCCCGGCTGGCCGCCGTACGGGCCCTGAGCGACGCCGGGATCGAGTGCGGGGTGCTGATGGCCCCGGTCGTACCCTTCCTCGGGGACTCCCCCGAGCAGCTGCGGGAGACCGTCCGCGCGATCGCGGCGGCGGGGGCCACGTCCGTGACGCCGCTGGCGCTGCACCTGCGGCCCGGGGCGCGGGAGTGGTTCACGGCCTGGCTGACCCGGCATCACCCCGGGCTCCTCGGACGGTACTCGCGCATGTACGCGGACGGGGCCTACGCGCCCACCTGGTACCAGCGGCAGATCACCCGCCAGGTGCACGAGCTGGCAACCGAGTACGGCATCGGACCGGCCCGGCGCGAGCGGACGCGACCCGCCGCCCCGCCGCAGCACGAGAGCGCGCCGCCGGCCCCCACAGGACCGACGCAGCTGACCCTCCTTTAG
- a CDS encoding 3-hydroxyacyl-CoA dehydrogenase, translated as MDLPSTSSQSATGRPALATIAVVGLGTMGSGIAEVLARAGREVIGIDVSEAATRRAGAALAAATARSVTKGRLTEQEREAVLARFRTFTDLAAAADADLVIEVVPEDYEVKQRVFRELDAIVRPDTILATGTNALSVTRLAAESLRPERVLGLHFFNPAPAMKLVEIVSCVLTAPPAVEAVTALAGELGKQPVAVGDRPGFVADGLLFGYLNQAAAMYEAKYASREDIDAAMRLGCGLPMGPLALLDLIGVDTARTVLEAMYASSGDRLHAPAPILGHLAEAGLTGQKAGRGFYTYEAPGSSVIVRDLQTPLDGSPLGSGRPVSSVGVAGSGTMASGIAQVFAQAGYDVVLAARSQEKAEAAKAAIGTSLGRAVSKGRLTEEAAAATLARITPAGSLEAFSEVDLAVEAVAEDLAIKQELFANLDKVCRPGAVLATTTSSLPVIAVARATSRPQDVIGMHFFNPAPAMKLVEVVRTVLTSDDVHATVREVCLKVRKHPVDCGDRAGFIVNALLFPYLNNAIKMVEQHYASLDDIDAAMKLGGGYPMGPFELLDVVGLDVSLAIEKVLHQEFRDPGLAPSPLLEHLVAAGCLGRKTGRGFREYARR; from the coding sequence ATGGACCTTCCGTCCACGTCCAGTCAGTCCGCCACCGGCCGCCCCGCCCTCGCCACGATCGCCGTCGTCGGTCTCGGCACGATGGGCTCCGGCATCGCCGAGGTCCTCGCCCGCGCAGGCCGCGAGGTCATCGGCATCGACGTCAGCGAGGCCGCCACCCGGCGGGCCGGCGCCGCGCTCGCCGCCGCGACGGCCCGTTCCGTGACCAAGGGGCGGCTCACCGAGCAGGAGCGCGAGGCCGTCCTCGCCCGCTTCCGCACCTTCACCGACCTCGCGGCCGCCGCCGACGCGGACCTGGTCATCGAGGTCGTCCCGGAGGACTACGAGGTCAAGCAGCGGGTGTTCCGCGAGCTCGACGCGATCGTCCGGCCCGACACCATCCTGGCCACCGGCACCAACGCCCTGTCGGTGACCCGTCTCGCCGCCGAGTCCCTGCGCCCCGAACGCGTGCTGGGCCTGCACTTCTTCAACCCGGCGCCGGCGATGAAGCTCGTCGAGATCGTCTCCTGCGTGCTCACCGCCCCGCCCGCCGTCGAGGCGGTCACCGCGCTCGCCGGCGAGCTCGGCAAGCAGCCCGTCGCGGTCGGCGACCGGCCCGGCTTCGTCGCGGACGGCCTGCTCTTCGGCTACCTCAACCAGGCCGCCGCCATGTACGAGGCCAAGTACGCCTCCCGTGAGGACATCGACGCCGCGATGCGGCTCGGCTGCGGCCTGCCGATGGGCCCGCTCGCCCTGCTCGACCTGATCGGCGTCGACACCGCGCGGACGGTGCTGGAGGCCATGTACGCCTCCTCCGGGGACCGGCTGCACGCCCCCGCCCCGATCCTGGGCCACCTCGCCGAGGCGGGCCTGACCGGGCAGAAGGCCGGCCGGGGCTTCTACACGTACGAGGCCCCCGGCAGCTCCGTCATCGTCCGCGACCTCCAGACCCCCTTGGACGGGTCCCCGCTGGGCAGCGGCCGCCCCGTCTCGTCGGTCGGCGTGGCCGGTTCCGGGACGATGGCGAGCGGGATCGCGCAGGTCTTCGCGCAGGCCGGCTACGACGTGGTGCTGGCGGCGCGAAGCCAGGAGAAGGCGGAGGCCGCCAAGGCGGCGATCGGCACGTCCCTGGGCCGTGCGGTGTCCAAGGGCCGGCTGACCGAGGAGGCCGCGGCGGCGACGCTGGCGCGGATCACCCCGGCCGGGTCGCTGGAGGCCTTCTCCGAGGTGGACCTCGCGGTGGAGGCCGTCGCCGAGGACCTGGCGATCAAGCAGGAGTTGTTCGCGAACCTGGACAAGGTCTGCCGGCCGGGCGCGGTGCTGGCCACCACGACCTCGTCGCTGCCGGTGATCGCCGTCGCGCGGGCGACCTCGCGTCCGCAGGACGTGATCGGCATGCACTTCTTCAACCCGGCGCCGGCGATGAAGCTGGTCGAGGTGGTCCGCACGGTGCTGACCTCCGACGACGTGCACGCCACCGTCCGCGAGGTGTGCCTGAAGGTGCGCAAGCACCCGGTCGACTGCGGGGACCGGGCGGGCTTCATCGTGAACGCCCTGCTGTTCCCGTACCTGAACAACGCGATCAAGATGGTCGAGCAGCACTACGCGAGCCTGGACGACATCGACGCCGCGATGAAGCTGGGCGGCGGCTACCCGATGGGCCCCTTCGAGCTCCTCGACGTGGTCGGCCTGGACGTGTCGCTGGCCATCGAGAAGGTCCTCCACCAGGAGTTCCGCGACCCGGGGCTGGCCCCCTCCCCGCTGCTGGAGCACTTGGTGGCGGCGGGATGCCTGGGCCGGAAGACCGGTCGCGGATTCCGTGAGTACGCCCGCCGGTAA
- a CDS encoding M55 family metallopeptidase, which yields MKILVSADMEGATGVTWPQDVLPGTPQWERCRGMFTSDVNAAVLGFYDGGADRVLVNEAHMTMRNLLLEKLDARAEMLTGRHKALTMVEGVQHGDVDGVAFVGYHTGAGAEGVLAHTYLANSITGVWLNGRRASEGLLNAHVVAEYGVPVILVTGDDLTCVDAAHYAPDARTVAVKDHVSRYAAVCRTPARTAADIRAAATEATKLAVRHEPVRGGPFTVEVEFDAEHLGMAATVVPGVEPSGERRVAYTSATMYEGIRTFKAVTTVVSSAVEEQYG from the coding sequence ATGAAGATCCTCGTCTCGGCCGACATGGAAGGCGCCACCGGCGTCACCTGGCCCCAGGACGTGCTGCCCGGCACCCCGCAGTGGGAGCGCTGCCGGGGCATGTTCACCTCCGACGTCAACGCCGCCGTCCTCGGCTTCTACGACGGCGGCGCCGACCGGGTCCTCGTCAACGAGGCCCACATGACCATGCGCAACCTGCTGCTGGAGAAGCTCGACGCCCGCGCCGAGATGCTCACCGGCCGCCACAAGGCCCTCACCATGGTCGAGGGCGTCCAGCACGGCGACGTCGACGGCGTCGCCTTCGTCGGCTACCACACCGGCGCCGGCGCCGAAGGCGTCCTCGCCCACACCTACCTCGCCAACTCGATCACCGGCGTCTGGCTGAACGGCCGGCGCGCGAGCGAGGGCCTGCTCAACGCCCACGTCGTCGCCGAGTACGGCGTCCCCGTCATCCTCGTCACCGGCGACGACCTCACCTGCGTCGACGCCGCCCACTACGCCCCCGACGCCCGCACCGTCGCCGTCAAGGACCACGTCTCGCGCTACGCGGCCGTCTGCCGCACCCCCGCCCGGACCGCCGCCGACATCCGGGCCGCCGCCACCGAGGCCACGAAGCTCGCCGTCCGCCACGAGCCGGTGCGCGGCGGCCCCTTCACGGTGGAGGTGGAATTCGACGCCGAGCACCTGGGGATGGCCGCCACGGTCGTCCCGGGCGTCGAACCGTCCGGCGAACGCAGGGTCGCGTACACCAGCGCGACGATGTACGAGGGCATCCGGACCTTCAAGGCCGTCACGACGGTCGTCTCGTCAGCGGTGGAGGAGCAGTATGGATGA
- a CDS encoding SRPBCC family protein produces the protein MAQVEATTERIIGADAETVFDALADYTGTRGKLLPEHFSEYEVREGGDGEGTLVHWKLQATSKRVRDCLLEVSEPTDGQLVEKDRNSSMVTTWTVTPAGEGRSKAVVSTVWNGAGGIGGFFERTFAPKGLGRIYDTVLANLAREVEA, from the coding sequence ATGGCGCAGGTCGAGGCCACCACGGAGCGCATCATCGGGGCCGACGCGGAGACCGTCTTCGACGCGCTGGCGGACTACACCGGCACCCGGGGCAAGCTGCTCCCCGAGCACTTCAGCGAGTACGAGGTGCGCGAGGGCGGCGACGGCGAGGGCACCCTCGTCCACTGGAAGCTCCAGGCCACCAGCAAGCGCGTCCGTGACTGCCTGCTGGAGGTCAGCGAGCCCACGGACGGGCAGCTCGTGGAGAAGGACCGCAACTCCTCCATGGTCACCACCTGGACCGTGACCCCCGCCGGCGAGGGCAGGTCCAAGGCCGTCGTCAGCACCGTCTGGAACGGCGCCGGCGGCATCGGCGGCTTCTTCGAGCGCACCTTCGCCCCCAAGGGCCTCGGCCGCATCTACGACACCGTCCTCGCCAACCTGGCGCGCGAAGTCGAGGCCTGA
- a CDS encoding M20/M25/M40 family metallo-hydrolase: MNGLDATSRAEVVDPAALDEVVEFTSALIRIDTSNRGGGDCRERPAAEYVAERLAAAGLEPVLLERTPGRTNVVARIEGADPSADALLVHGHLDVVPAEPADWSVDPFSGEIRDGVVWGRGAVDMKNMDAMVLAVVRAWARAGVRPRRDIVLAFTADEEDSAIDGSGFLADHHPHLFEGCTEGLSESGAFTLHTGPGRALYPIAAGERGTGWLKLTAHGTAGHGSKPNRANAVSRLAGAVARIGAHEWPVRLTDTVAACITELAAVQGLSVDPRVPGFDLDTVLDKLGPAAALVEATLRNSANPTMLSAGYKLNVVPGHATAYVDGRILPGGEAEFIATLDELTGPDVTWEFHHREVPLEAPVDGRTYAILRECVQHFDPDGHVVPFCMAGGTDAKQFSRLGITGYGYSPLKLPPGFDYWALFHGVDERVPVEALHFGVRVLDRALRTL; this comes from the coding sequence ATGAACGGCCTGGACGCGACGAGCCGCGCGGAGGTCGTCGACCCGGCGGCCCTCGACGAGGTCGTCGAGTTCACCTCCGCGCTGATCCGCATCGACACGAGCAACCGGGGCGGCGGCGACTGCCGCGAACGCCCCGCCGCCGAGTACGTCGCCGAACGGCTGGCCGCCGCGGGCCTGGAGCCGGTCCTGCTGGAACGCACCCCCGGCCGCACCAACGTCGTCGCCCGCATCGAGGGCGCCGACCCCTCCGCCGACGCCCTCCTCGTCCACGGCCACCTCGACGTGGTCCCCGCCGAGCCCGCCGACTGGAGCGTCGACCCCTTCTCCGGCGAGATCCGCGACGGCGTGGTCTGGGGCCGCGGGGCCGTCGACATGAAGAACATGGACGCCATGGTGCTGGCCGTCGTACGGGCCTGGGCGCGGGCCGGCGTCCGGCCGCGGCGGGACATCGTCCTCGCCTTCACCGCCGACGAGGAGGACAGCGCGATCGACGGATCCGGCTTCCTCGCCGACCACCACCCGCACCTCTTCGAGGGCTGCACGGAAGGCCTCTCCGAATCCGGCGCCTTCACCCTGCACACCGGCCCCGGCCGGGCCCTCTACCCGATCGCCGCCGGTGAACGCGGCACCGGCTGGCTGAAGTTGACCGCGCACGGCACCGCCGGACACGGCTCCAAGCCCAACCGGGCCAACGCCGTCAGCCGCCTCGCCGGCGCCGTCGCCCGCATCGGCGCCCACGAATGGCCCGTCCGCCTCACCGACACCGTCGCCGCCTGCATCACCGAACTCGCCGCCGTCCAGGGCCTGTCGGTCGATCCGCGCGTCCCCGGCTTCGACCTCGACACGGTCCTCGACAAGCTGGGACCGGCCGCCGCCCTGGTGGAGGCCACCCTGCGCAACAGCGCCAACCCCACCATGCTGAGCGCCGGTTACAAACTGAACGTCGTGCCCGGCCACGCCACCGCCTACGTCGACGGCCGGATCCTGCCGGGCGGCGAGGCCGAGTTCATCGCCACCCTCGACGAACTCACCGGCCCCGACGTGACGTGGGAGTTCCACCACCGCGAGGTCCCCCTCGAAGCGCCCGTCGACGGACGGACGTACGCGATCCTGCGCGAGTGCGTCCAGCACTTCGACCCCGACGGGCACGTCGTCCCGTTCTGCATGGCGGGCGGCACCGACGCCAAGCAGTTCTCCCGGCTCGGCATCACCGGCTACGGCTACTCCCCGCTCAAGCTGCCGCCGGGCTTCGACTACTGGGCCCTCTTCCACGGCGTCGACGAACGCGTCCCCGTCGAGGCCCTGCACTTCGGCGTCCGCGTCCTCGACCGCGCGCTGCGGACCCTGTGA
- a CDS encoding adenylosuccinate lyase, with protein sequence MNDVLERLRVESDGSSEYARLLAADADELAASLSSPGQPLWARELAAYRLGLARDPRAFEPLVLLLNHRDPARCETAARALAVLGDPRTARAAAALATNTLRTAYALHAVRLLTALRAPESAPALIKTLERLLSPHDPYWRVALACVEGLAALADVRARDVLVRAQSHPRLAVAATAGLGRLAAGHPDA encoded by the coding sequence GTGAACGACGTGTTGGAGCGCCTACGGGTCGAGTCGGACGGGTCCTCGGAGTACGCGAGGCTGCTCGCGGCGGACGCCGACGAGCTCGCCGCATCCCTGTCCTCGCCCGGCCAACCCCTGTGGGCCCGCGAACTGGCCGCCTACCGGCTCGGGCTGGCCCGCGACCCGCGGGCCTTCGAGCCCCTCGTACTGCTGCTCAACCACCGCGACCCGGCCCGCTGCGAGACCGCCGCGCGGGCGCTCGCCGTGCTGGGCGACCCGCGTACCGCACGGGCGGCCGCCGCGCTGGCCACCAACACCCTGCGCACGGCCTACGCCCTGCACGCGGTGCGGCTGTTGACCGCGCTGCGGGCGCCCGAGTCCGCCCCGGCCCTGATCAAGACCCTGGAGCGGCTGCTCTCGCCGCACGACCCGTACTGGCGGGTGGCGCTGGCCTGTGTGGAGGGGCTCGCCGCCCTCGCGGACGTACGGGCCCGTGACGTCCTGGTGCGGGCACAGTCGCACCCCCGCCTGGCGGTGGCGGCCACCGCCGGCCTGGGCCGCCTCGCGGCGGGCCACCCCGACGCCTGA
- a CDS encoding alpha/beta hydrolase gives MLHPLKKRAAVLLSLSTVAAALAGPVTAAPAAPAPADRAAVAAAALRWTGCATPRYPTLQCASLKVPLDHDRPAGRQISLALTRVPHTAATSQGPLLVNPGGPGGSGRALAGFVATSLPKDVAAQYDVIGFDPRGVGHSEPALDCGGNHFKPVRPDSVPREAAVERANLERVRDFAVSCQSRHADVLPYIGTVAAARDLEVLRTALGAPRLSYFGYSYGTYLGAVYAKLHPDRVHRLVLDSVVDPAGVWYQDNLAQDQAFDARHKSFLAWVAAHDATYRLGTDPARVEARWYGMRESLRRSAAGGKVGPAELEDTYMPGAYYNGYWPALAEAFSAYARTGETKQLVAAYERFGAVQPSAGNSYSVYTAVQCRDSAWPRDWNRWRADMWRTHAKAPFMTWNNAWYNAPCAFWPGEPLQAPDVTNAALPQALLLQATEDAATPFEGAVSMKNKLAGSALVVEQGGGNHGIALAGNKCLDEKLAAYLRTGRASDASCPAQSAPKPTTATRAASPSAGGAALHGLLGFRG, from the coding sequence ATGCTGCACCCCTTGAAGAAGCGCGCCGCCGTACTGCTGTCCCTCTCCACCGTCGCCGCCGCCCTCGCGGGCCCCGTCACCGCCGCGCCGGCCGCGCCCGCGCCCGCGGACCGGGCCGCCGTCGCCGCCGCCGCGCTGCGGTGGACCGGCTGCGCGACGCCCCGTTACCCGACCCTCCAGTGCGCCTCCCTCAAGGTCCCCCTCGACCACGACCGGCCCGCCGGGCGGCAGATCTCCCTGGCCCTGACCCGCGTCCCGCACACCGCCGCCACCTCACAGGGACCGCTGCTCGTCAACCCCGGCGGGCCGGGCGGCAGCGGCCGCGCCCTGGCCGGGTTCGTGGCCACCTCCCTGCCCAAGGACGTGGCCGCCCAGTACGACGTCATCGGCTTCGACCCCCGGGGCGTCGGCCACAGCGAACCCGCCCTGGACTGCGGCGGCAACCACTTCAAGCCCGTACGACCGGACTCCGTCCCCCGGGAGGCGGCCGTCGAGCGGGCCAACCTGGAGCGGGTCCGCGACTTCGCCGTGTCCTGCCAGAGCCGGCACGCCGACGTGCTCCCGTACATCGGCACCGTCGCCGCCGCCCGCGACCTGGAGGTGCTGCGCACCGCCCTGGGCGCGCCGCGGCTCAGCTACTTCGGCTACTCCTACGGGACCTACCTGGGCGCGGTGTACGCCAAGCTCCACCCGGACCGGGTGCACCGCCTCGTGCTGGACTCCGTGGTCGACCCGGCCGGGGTCTGGTACCAGGACAACCTGGCCCAGGACCAGGCCTTCGACGCCCGCCACAAGTCGTTCCTGGCCTGGGTGGCCGCGCACGACGCCACGTACCGGCTCGGGACGGACCCGGCGCGGGTCGAGGCGCGGTGGTACGGGATGCGCGAGAGCCTGCGCCGGAGCGCGGCGGGCGGCAAGGTCGGCCCGGCCGAGCTGGAGGACACGTACATGCCGGGCGCCTACTACAACGGCTACTGGCCGGCCCTGGCCGAGGCCTTCTCGGCGTACGCGCGCACGGGGGAGACGAAGCAGCTGGTGGCCGCGTACGAGCGGTTCGGGGCGGTGCAGCCGTCGGCGGGCAACAGCTACAGCGTGTACACGGCGGTGCAGTGCCGCGACTCGGCCTGGCCCCGGGACTGGAACCGGTGGCGGGCCGACATGTGGCGTACGCACGCCAAGGCGCCCTTCATGACCTGGAACAACGCCTGGTACAACGCGCCGTGCGCCTTCTGGCCGGGTGAGCCGCTCCAGGCCCCGGACGTGACGAACGCCGCCCTGCCCCAGGCGCTGTTGTTGCAGGCGACGGAGGACGCCGCGACGCCGTTCGAGGGCGCGGTGAGCATGAAGAACAAGCTGGCGGGCTCGGCCCTGGTGGTGGAGCAGGGCGGGGGCAACCACGGGATCGCGCTGGCCGGCAACAAGTGCCTGGACGAGAAGCTCGCCGCGTACCTGCGGACGGGCAGGGCGAGCGACGCCTCCTGCCCCGCCCAGAGCGCCCCGAAGCCGACGACCGCCACCCGCGCGGCCTCGCCCTCGGCGGGCGGGGCGGCCCTGCACGGGCTGCTGGGCTTCCGCGGCTGA
- a CDS encoding RidA family protein yields the protein MTASPGTSSPEAASTHSGHLTRIAAPEGVSGGAGYSHVVWGTGRFVAISGQCSFDEAGELVGEGDPAAQARQVFENLRRCLAAAGAGFDDVVKLTYYVTDVAHLPAVRAARAEVIAPDRVPASSAVQVAALVRPELLVEIDAFAIVPEPAGA from the coding sequence ATGACCGCATCACCCGGCACCTCATCGCCCGAAGCCGCCTCGACGCACAGCGGCCACCTCACCCGCATCGCCGCGCCCGAGGGCGTCAGCGGTGGCGCCGGATACAGCCACGTGGTCTGGGGAACGGGCCGCTTCGTCGCGATCTCCGGGCAGTGTTCCTTCGACGAGGCGGGCGAGCTGGTCGGCGAGGGCGACCCCGCCGCCCAGGCCCGGCAGGTCTTCGAGAACCTGCGCCGGTGCCTGGCGGCGGCCGGGGCCGGCTTCGACGACGTCGTGAAGCTGACCTACTACGTCACGGACGTGGCGCACCTGCCGGCGGTACGGGCGGCCCGCGCCGAGGTGATCGCCCCGGACCGGGTGCCGGCCTCGTCCGCCGTGCAGGTCGCCGCGCTCGTGCGGCCGGAACTCCTGGTGGAGATCGACGCCTTCGCGATCGTCCCGGAGCCGGCCGGCGCCTGA
- a CDS encoding TetR family transcriptional regulator, giving the protein MSQPAKTSPRASAPSDVPESAAGTRAAAQRLKMRRELAAAAMELFATKGYEATTVDEIAATAGVARRTFFRHFRSKEEAIFPDHDDTLTRAEAVLDVAPAHEHPLDTVCRGIKEVMKMYAASPAVSVERYRLTREVPALREREIASVARYERLFTRYLLAHFDETEHHDGNDDPLLAEVAASAVVTAHNHVLRRWLRAGGQGDVEAQLDHAFSIVRKTFGSGIGAGRTATTGSAATPAAPAAVRAEGEVLVAVARTDAPLDEVMRTIEEALKKRR; this is encoded by the coding sequence ATGTCCCAGCCCGCCAAGACCTCACCCCGCGCCTCCGCGCCCTCCGACGTCCCGGAGAGCGCGGCCGGCACCCGGGCGGCCGCCCAGCGGCTCAAGATGCGCCGTGAGCTGGCCGCGGCGGCCATGGAGCTCTTCGCGACCAAGGGGTACGAGGCCACGACGGTCGATGAGATCGCCGCGACCGCCGGGGTGGCGCGACGGACCTTCTTCCGGCACTTCCGGTCCAAGGAAGAGGCGATCTTCCCCGACCACGACGACACCCTGACCCGCGCCGAGGCGGTCCTCGACGTCGCGCCGGCGCACGAGCACCCGCTCGACACCGTGTGCCGGGGCATCAAGGAAGTCATGAAGATGTACGCCGCCTCCCCGGCGGTGTCCGTGGAGCGCTACCGGCTGACCCGCGAGGTGCCGGCCCTGCGCGAGCGGGAGATCGCCTCGGTGGCCCGCTACGAGCGGCTGTTCACGCGCTACCTGCTGGCCCACTTCGACGAGACCGAGCACCACGACGGCAACGACGATCCGCTGCTGGCGGAGGTGGCCGCCTCGGCGGTGGTGACCGCCCACAACCACGTGCTGCGGCGCTGGCTGCGGGCCGGGGGCCAGGGGGACGTGGAGGCACAGTTGGACCACGCCTTCTCCATCGTCCGCAAGACGTTCGGCTCCGGGATCGGCGCGGGGCGTACGGCGACCACCGGGTCCGCGGCCACGCCGGCCGCCCCGGCGGCGGTGCGCGCCGAGGGCGAGGTGCTCGTCGCGGTGGCGCGTACGGACGCTCCGCTGGACGAGGTCATGCGCACGATCGAAGAGGCGCTCAAGAAGCGCCGATGA
- the ccrA gene encoding crotonyl-CoA carboxylase/reductase has protein sequence MKDILDAIQSQSATAADFAALPLPDSYRAITVHKDETEMFAGLTTREKDPRKSLHLDQVPVPELGPGEALVAVMASSVNYNSVWTSIFEPVSTFSFLERYGRLSELTKRHDLPYHIIGSDLAGVVLRTGPGVNAWKPGDEVVAHCLSVELESSDGHNDTMLDPEQRIWGFETNFGGLAEIALVKSNQLMPKPDHLSWEEAASPGLVNSTAYRQLVSRNGAGMKQGDNVLIWGASGGLGSYATQFALAGGANPICVVSSPEKADICRAMGAEAVIDRNAEGYRFWKDEHTQDPKEWKRFGKRIRELTGGEDIDIVFEHPGRETFGASVYVTRKGGTITTCASTSGYMHEYDNRYLWMSLKRIIGSHFANYREAWEANRLVAKGKIHPTLSKVYSLEETGQAAYDVHRNLHQGKVGVLALAPEEGLGVRDHELRAQHIDAINRFRNI, from the coding sequence GTGAAGGACATCCTGGACGCGATTCAGTCGCAGTCCGCCACCGCCGCCGACTTCGCGGCCCTGCCGCTCCCCGACTCCTACCGCGCGATCACCGTGCACAAGGACGAGACGGAGATGTTCGCCGGGCTCACCACCCGCGAGAAGGACCCCCGCAAGTCCCTCCACCTCGACCAGGTCCCTGTCCCCGAACTGGGACCGGGCGAGGCGCTGGTGGCCGTCATGGCCTCCTCGGTCAACTACAACTCCGTGTGGACCTCGATCTTCGAGCCGGTGTCCACCTTCAGCTTCCTGGAGCGCTACGGGCGCCTCTCGGAGCTCACCAAGCGCCACGACCTCCCGTACCACATCATCGGCTCCGACCTCGCGGGCGTCGTGCTGCGCACCGGCCCCGGCGTCAACGCCTGGAAGCCGGGCGACGAGGTCGTCGCGCACTGCCTCTCGGTCGAGCTGGAGTCCTCGGACGGCCACAACGACACGATGCTCGACCCCGAGCAGCGCATCTGGGGCTTCGAGACGAACTTCGGTGGACTCGCCGAAATCGCGCTGGTCAAGTCCAACCAGCTGATGCCCAAGCCCGACCACCTCAGCTGGGAGGAGGCAGCCTCCCCCGGCCTGGTCAACTCCACCGCCTACCGCCAGCTGGTCTCCCGCAACGGCGCCGGCATGAAGCAGGGCGACAACGTCCTGATCTGGGGCGCGAGCGGCGGGCTCGGCTCCTACGCCACCCAGTTCGCGCTGGCCGGCGGTGCCAACCCGATCTGCGTCGTCTCCTCCCCCGAGAAGGCCGACATCTGCCGGGCCATGGGCGCGGAGGCGGTCATCGACCGCAACGCCGAGGGCTACAGGTTCTGGAAGGACGAGCACACCCAGGACCCGAAGGAGTGGAAGCGCTTCGGCAAGCGCATCCGCGAGCTGACCGGCGGCGAGGACATCGACATCGTCTTCGAGCACCCGGGCCGCGAGACCTTCGGCGCCTCCGTCTACGTCACCCGCAAGGGCGGCACGATCACCACCTGTGCCTCGACCTCGGGCTACATGCACGAGTACGACAACCGCTACCTGTGGATGTCGCTGAAGCGGATCATCGGCTCGCACTTCGCGAACTACCGCGAGGCGTGGGAAGCCAACCGCCTGGTCGCCAAGGGCAAGATCCACCCCACCCTCTCGAAGGTCTACTCCCTGGAGGAGACCGGCCAGGCCGCGTACGACGTCCACCGCAACCTCCACCAGGGCAAGGTCGGCGTCCTCGCGCTGGCCCCCGAGGAGGGCCTGGGCGTCCGCGACCACGAGCTGCGCGCCCAGCACATCGACGCCATCAACCGGTTCCGCAACATCTGA